AAAGGGAAAGCTGCAGAGATATATACGTAAATTACCACAGTTGCTTACAAATATTGATATTCATGTTGAGCGAAAAAGTTGTGGCACGGTTCTCGGGCTTTTCACGAGGCTGCCCGCTTTTCCGGCGGCTCATTTTCGGGGCCAGGTTCTGGCAACAGCTTGTGGTTTTGCAATTTCCCAGCCAAAACAAACAGGCTTCGCTGGCTGGGATCTCGTTTAGAGAAAAGGCAATAAACTATTGTTAAAAGCCTGTACCCTGCGatgatttgtttttcgttccgttccgtttctgtttctatttttttcgacatcggtttcgttttcattttctgctGATGCGAGGCAAAAGTTTtgggcttttatttattgtttttaattgatgtTGCCATATTTGTTTTTACGTGGCATCGCcaacaaatatatatctattttttCTGGTGGGCGGTgtgtaaattttattttgccaaGCGGCAAAAGCTGAAACTGTAAATCTGTGCCATGTTTTTGCAGGAGTATCTTCTTTGCACGTATTTACATATGAAATTGAGTAAGTTTCAGGCTTCACTAGATGTGCTTCATTCATAGCATTGAATTGACCACCCGGAAGATGAAAATAATCAAATGCCGTTGACAGGGCAGTTGGTTATACAGTCGAAGAATTATATTTATCTTACTAATCAACATTTAGGTGATGATATAAAGTTTCAAACTAAAATGCtataaattaaacaagtgCTCTATGGAAAGCCTTAAAAAGTTTAgcttaaaattgatttcctcaggaatatttacttattgaGGATGGCTGTATACCCTAGAGTCTTGTATTGGTGTCTGAGATTTTCCTTTGCATAGCTCTGCTTTTGTTCAATTTGCCAGTAACTCTTGGCGCTTCACATTGGTTTGGCAAAgaatattccttttttgtaTTATGGCTTGTTGATGTTCGCATTTGGTTCTTCCTCTCGCATTTATTGTGCCTTGAAGTTTCTGAGGTGCTTTGACTGCATTTGTGTGCAATTTCGTTTTCACGATGGCGGAGTTTTCCGCCCCGCCCATTGTGCTGTTTCCCAGGATTCCGTTTTGCATTAGTCGGGACAACTGATTTTATTTGGcctttgttattgtttggctTTGAGCAGTGCTCCTTTTATCCTGCCGGCGACCTTGTGacccatttaaatgccaacaATTTTGCCACAGCTGCGCTTCGGCTTGCATTTTCCGCTCCATTGGCAAACAGACCCGAAGCGAAAAATCATTTGCCTAAACAACAAACATATCTGTTatcccacacgcacacaaatgTTCGAGCTCCAAATCACACAGATACAAgggcactggaaaaaataaaggattagaaatatataatatgtaaaaaaatcCCACATAACTCATTTAAAACTCATTTGTAAAGGTGTTAGGAAGTGTTGTACAATTACACCTAatcagaaataataataaattcattCAGAATGATGCAGCTCTTTTAAAACAGCACAGTGCTTTaaatacttaattaaattgtttttaaactttttcctTGTGTACCCAGTTAGCGATGTCTTGTTTCGTCCGTTGCTTTCTTTCCCATTGCTGTTTGGTTATCTGTGAAACGTGCTCTTTTTAGTtatgcatacttttaggcttAGCAACCTCTCCGCACGTACCACATCCGTTGGCTTTCTGGGGAACAAATGCGCCAACAGGGAAACCAAAACACCAGACAAACAAAACATGACAAATGTCGGAAAGTTAAATTTGAAGCAACACTGGGCAGTGTGAAAGAGTTATTCAGGAAAAACAACCCCGAcggaaattattatttatccaAGGGCCCCAAAATTGAGCCACTGCCGGGAGCAGTTTAATCCTTTCCTCGTTCGGTTCTCGTAAAATCGTAAAAATCGTATTAGATAAAATAAGCAGCATTTGCATGACATACTCGAGTGAGTGGCCGGGGGCAACCTTAGCAATGACCCAATTGTTACACACATCATAAATTCGAGGAAAATAGAAGAGAGCGAGGACTCGGCTTATTGGGATACAAAACCCTTCGGGGCATAAACGCCTCCCAAGCAGTTGTCTAATTTCTGGGGCGGAAAGAAGTGGTCGTAAAAAATGTTGGAGGCCATAAAATAGGGCCACTCCCACCGAATATTACCGCCCATCAGCCGGCGAACAACCATTTTAGCAAAGAAGTTGTTTGGTCTAAATGCTTGCTCTAAATATTCGATAATGCTTTTATGCCATGCATTCAATTTATGACTTCCTACGAAAGGTCCCACAATTTGTAAAtagtttgtttggttttttgttttcatttttttgcttACTTTAAACTCGTCTCGTcgcacattgcgcatacgcagtgATGTCATCGAGAATGGAACAATAAATGGCCGTCGAGTCGTGAATTTCTTTTGCCCAGGGCTTCTCCGGCACTCGACGGAACCATTTATCTTGATTGCCGCACTCCATCATTTATGATCGATGCTTGAACTACGTCCTCTTGGTTAAAGACATTAAAAATAGTCAGCGATGACCATCGATATTTGCTGTAAATTGAATCTGCTTGTTAATAAtggattttcgttttttctccTCTTTGCAGGTACGTAAATGGAACTTTGCACAGTCGTTAGTCAATACGACTGATATATTAGGATCTTAGTGGTATGTAAGATAAATACGTAAAAGCCTGGAACGCCAGAGATCGACCATTTAAATCCAACTTTTCTTTCATCTTGGCATTCCCAGCCCATAAATCCTCCCAATTAGATAAGAGACAAGACCGATAACCAGACAGTTTAgcactatatatgtatgtacccaGATGTAGTTGGCCTTCGTGGAGTAGTTTTGCACTGTTAATATTAGCCCAgcaatgccaaacaatttgtcaaaagcaaaacgaaGGCAGCCAGAGATGAAGTGGAAGACAAAAAGACGGCATATTCGCATATATATCTCTCTGACGAgagcatgtgtgcgtgtgtgtgagtgtgtatagGAGAAATCATGAAAAATGGCATTTCCGCATTGCCAACTtcatttccgcttttccttccGAGCGGTCAGAGTGGCAACAAGTCAACAACAAGTTGGCCAAAGTGGCAGCTGCATTTACCATTGAAGAGCTGACAACGTCTTGAGAAATGCCCGAAGGGAAACGCTAAAATAAAGTGGAAAGTAGATGGAAGCAGGGgaagcagaaggagcaggggAAGCGGTGCAAAGTAAACGCAAATATGTACTTTTCGACCATAAAACAAAGCTGCCGGCACTTGGGCCAATTTGCTACGTTTTTCTGGTTAGATGCCGATAAACAAGGGGAACTAGTTGAATTTTCTTCCCTTCGTTCTCACtctttaatttgcataaatcgcCTTAAAGTTGCTGCCAGCATATTCAACACTTGCCAACAATGGGCCAAAAATAGACACCCAGCAGCAAGTTTACGCCGACTCGAGTCAATTGCGCTTTCTAGAGCAATAAATCTTAgagattattttaatttcatgcaAACTATTTCAAGCTGAGCTGCCTCGAGATGCCTGTCAACAACTTTTGCGACTCGAgagctccagcagcaacaaaagataGCAAAAAGTTGCCGAACCTAcgcaaaaaattaaaggaGGTTACTCAGTGCAAAGCACCAAACTCTCGCTATCGGAAAAACGAGGTTGAAATCCACACGCAGAGCCGAGAAATAACATTAAGCGGCGGAAGCTAACAGTGCCCGAGCTCCTCTCTGGGATCCACAGTTTGAGGGGAGAAATCTAACAGCTTTCGAAAATAATTACAGACCGAATTTCGAGTGAAGTCGGACATGTAGGGGAAGATAACAGATTACAGAATATAGAAAAGATGTAGATGTTTTACATGGCAGGAAAAAACAGGTTCCACATTCCCCTAAAACTGTTTATTAACAGtatgtttgtttattcaaTTTTGAATTAGGCTTAACAAAATTTAGAatgagtaaaataaaaaatatatttttttagaaGTATCAATACTTGTTTTGAAAgcgcaaaaatatttatatttgtataaatgcaCAAACAGACTTTGGGATGTTGTGAGGAAATGTTAGCTACCAATTTGCGTAACTCTGTTAATTTAACAGGTGCAGTAACTTTTTCGAATTTTTCTCTCTCGTGGTAAAGACTTTCTCTCTACTTCGGTGTGGAACGCATGTAAGCGCCATTCGCGGCCAGTCCTCAAAATCCTTTTAACAGTGCCGGCTTTTGGCAGGTCTTTGAACCTGATCAACCACCCAGCTGCCTCTGTGTGCGTGCTCGTGTCCGTGTGAATGGGGAAGGACTCTTAACATCCTGCCACTGCTGTTCATGGCGTTTTTCGAGGACGCTTCTGAGCATGTTGAGCAGCCATCGAAGCGAATGCATGAAATGCAGCTCATATACATAGAGTGAGGATGCTGCCATCAAAAATGCGAATCTGTTGAATGGGAGTGCCGAGTGTTATTTGATgagcaattttaatgcaattcgCCATGACCTTGACACCCAGGGGCTGAAGAGTTGCATGCCATTTTGCGGtgatttacatttatttggttaagctgtattaaaaatatgtcCTAAGAACTCttcagaaatattttctaaaagtaTCAATCTGATATGATTTTCCTCTGGAGATTGTAACCTTAAAACTTTAAGAACTTTGCTTTAAGCACACAAACGAGCGCATGCAATTGTGGGCgtgcccacgcccacttgaGCTGATATTTATGGCACCGCACTTTGGGTCCACTTTTCAATAAACTGCTTAGTCGCGGTCGCAGGCCACAACAGCAGCGAAAGCTCCGCAGAATCTTCTGCTCCATTCGGTGATTTATAAGTGCAGGGTTTCACACCCTCGACTCCACGAATTGCCACCACCCCTTTTTGCCGCCGCCCTGCATGCATCTTGTTGCTAtcaaagtgcaaataaattaccGGCAGTGGAGGAAGAACTGCCCATTTGGCATAACGCTGCCCAGGAGCACAGGATATGGGGAGGGATTTAGTCTGCTGCCTAAGCGTTTTCTGATGAGACGGCTCACCTGTGCTCTGCAGAAAAAATCCATAAAATTGTAAGGTCAATGGAGTCCCATTTTTTACGCAGTGAAAGTAAAAACTGGAATAAGAAAGCCgtagtaaataaatttaaagaggCGATTGAGCACTTTGCAGCTCTTTTAAATTCTTGAATATCTCGAAACGCCATGAACTTTGTTTAATTAACATTCTAGTgaggaattattttaattaccacAATGTTCAGGTGTTTGCTGTTGGCCAAGAAAACATGCTCGGTATTTGCTTGTGGCCAAATGGCCATTAACTGGCCTTGTCGTTCACTTGCCTTCACATTGACATCGTTGTTGTCGTTGGGTCGACGCTTTCAAACGTAAATGACACGTGTCAAAAGTCAGTAGGAGCTACCGTACAACCagagtgccacgcccacgcagaCAACTTTAATTGTTTACGAAAGTCCGAGACCATTCAGCTTCGAAATGGTAGCAGAAAATAAGGTTAATACTGCCAGAATGCTTGCAGAGggtctcggtctcggtctcggtctcgTTTTGGCCAATATTTCCTCTGAAGATTAACGTCACATCCACGCAGCTTGGCACCTTTTTCAAGCCAAATGATTAATGACAGCAATTTTGGGGTGAAATTCGGGTGGAAAAGCATTTTTCCTCTTCCTGTTCAGCCGTGGGCAGCTCTCCCTTCGATGGAAATCTACTTGTTGGCGCCAGTTTTTCAGCCAATCAAATTTGTCGAGAGGAAAGCTTGGCCAACTGATTTATTTCCCAATTCCAGAGCACTAATGATTTCCTAGCTTATGAGGATTAAGGACATTTTTCCATGAATTACAGGTAGCTCTCCTTGTTCCATAAAACTCTAAATCATATTGAAAAGCATGCAAATTCTTATTGTCTGTAAAAAATGCATACACTGCATagcttttctttttagttttatatggAGATATGGTAGGACTACTTTATTTTCGCAAGGACAACATGTTGGCTACCCAAAAACTCTTTGAAAAATGTCAGATGCAAGTGCATGAAAGAAAACATCTGGCAAATTAGTGGGGCACAGACAACATCAGGTAGCTGGCTTCTAACCCTTTCGGCTGCAATATTGAAAGCCCCGAAAGAGATACGCGGAATGGCGGAGTGGCGGAGTGGAGGAGTACGAATGTCGTTTGTCGGCATTTGTCACGTGCAGTGACAGGTCGTGGGGGCGGcggatgtgggcgtggctggatGTCGGTTTGTTTGGGAATTTGTGTGCAGCGTTTGATTGAAAGGCGTTGCGATTGTCGCACCGCCACGTTGCAATGCCTAAGCCCAAAGGCAGGGGACCACCCTTAAAGAATATAGTGGTGGGGAAAAATTCGTGGCATTCTGCGCATAGCAGCTCTCAATCAACCCAGCCAGTCAATCAACCAGTCAGTCACTCATGCATTCAATTACCCAATGCAATTCATTCGAACACGCGTGCATTCGAAATTATTGAGCAAACGGGTTTTGTTGAAACACTGTGATGAGATGCACACAAGGCCGGAAAAATTGCTAATTTCCGCGCTGAAAATGCACTGATGgttggaaaaatataaaaggaAATTTGTTTAAGGACTCAAATGGACCAAATCAAtcagatttatttatattaacaatttgAAAACTAATTGAGATCAATTAAAATCAGTTTCAGCTTTACATTTTCCGCTCAATAGCGCCCAGCACCCGAAACGAAACACTGAACGCCAATAGAATTTTTAATCGCCGTTCAAATATTCATTAATTTAGCAAGCGCCAAAACCAAATTATAACATAAGCAGGAATTTTGGTTGGGCAGACTCTATATGTActtgcaaatatatatatatttgtataggGGTAATTAGAACTGCAAGTACGGcaacaaatatgcaaaaaacctacagaaaataaaataccaaatggggaaagtgggaaaatggaaaagtgggcgAGTGGTTAGCCATACACAtgtttgcgatttaaataacCCAACTTGGTTGCATAGTCTGATTTCGGGCCACAAAAATTGCACTTCACATGTAGTACATTTGCAGCCAACAAATCTAGGTCAGCAAcaaatattgcgtatacgccgccCACGCCAAAAAAatctaattgattttttgtccAACAAAATCACATCAAATGAACAAGTGAGCTGGGACCTGTTTTGAATGGGATGAAGATAGAAAACAATGTACAGCCCggatttatttaatgaatgtGGAGTGAAAACATTCAAGGGAAATAAAAGTGGtcacattaaatatttctgcttGTGGTTAAAGTATGACGTGTTCTTTATTTCGGAATCACTTCAacttttcaaacaaaatcaaaaactttGAATGCGCGCATGTgaattttccgcattttcctgCATGGCTTTTGCGTTTTCTGCCCTAAGGCTGTCGTCTCTGGCCAAACGCATAAAGTGTCAACTTTATCATGAGACTGCAGCCAACTTGCCCTCCCTCTTCGTTCTCCACTTTCCCACCCACTTTGGCCACCTTTTGTGGGCGGTGAAAATATTACCGGAGTGTGCACACTTCGCACATTTATCGGCAGAGGTCAGAACTGACCAAAGGTTCTCTGTCCTCTTGCTAACCAAGTCTTCGACAACCAAGCTGGCAATTTGCGTGCCataaaaatgggcaaaaaacaaaagttttcagGTAAAAGTATTAAATAAGGGACTGGAAAAGATTCGAGAATTCTCTAAAATATGTCACTAAATAAGCAGAGTATTAGTCCAATTTACGTGCCCGAGAATGTGAAAGCAATAGTCGAAAATACGACTTCTGGTGGAATAGTAGGAAAATATCAGGAAATATCCAACTAAATTAGTACTCAGGACTAGGCCGCGTTTATTTGTGCACACAAAGAGCTCAATTTGCTTGTATTCACCAGCAACAACTGAAAAAGTGTCAATGTAAAAtctaacaatttaattaaaaactttatggCAACATGTCGCTCGATTTCCTCGCTTCTTCTTCAGCTAACACTaaaaaagcaggaaaaataCTTCATAACTTCTGTGGCTGACAATTGCGGCGGGcaaggaaaagcgaaaagaaaataagagGGGtgggaaatattttcatgTAACCAATAAAAGCATAAAGTAGACCGAGTTCTCCagcaatggaaatgggaatggcatTGGGAATAGAAATGGGATagaaatggagatggagcggAGCTTCCCCTGATATATTGTCATAAACGTTGACGAAAGGCAAACATAGGAATCACAAGCTGgaaaatcatcatcatgaaagcaaaacaaaaagccaggcaacacacatacacacacagtcgcagctgctgctgacaGTGGGGAATCACATGAAAACAACATGTCGCTGACTTTTAGAGGTGGGGCTGGAAAAGATGGTGGGTGGTTTTTGAATGGATAAACTCCACCCACGCGAGAGACTTGAAAAGTTTCCGAACACTCGATACGGCTGCATGGCAGTggcacaaaaaatgaaaaatgaaaaaatgaaaagacaaCACAAAGCTTTCACATATTTTACttacaattaaatacaattgtTACAGCGTAGgaaaaggggcgtggctgctTTTTACCGGTTGCGGGTAATAATTTATGATTCTTCACCGAGCTCAGAGCGCGTAAATTATGAAAATCCACTTAAACTTGCGCCGCGGAAAACCGCCAAGGAAAACCGGCTAacgaagcaaaacaaaagtcgcAACAAGGCTAGacgcttttctttctttctttctctttgttgttgtgcttttCCTGTTGTTTGCCACTTTTATAATTGCTCCACTTTTTGTGGCTGTGTCGTCATTTTTTCTCGGCACTCAGCTTGTGCACAGTAAGCAGCTTTACACTCGAATCGCCTTAGTATTTGGAGTGTCACTTAAATTAAGATCGAAGGTAAATTTATCGTGATACATATAGATATGAATAACTCATCTTTCATTCATAGTATCCTGTCGGCAGGCTTATAATTCATAATATTACTTAACAGCACCAAGAATTAGATCAGCAAAAATGCAGGCAGGGAATAAAATGGTTCCTCTTATGCGCcttttatgcaaatgttttcttgttcatttaaaaataggaacaaacaaagaaaatcagAGAGAGTACATTATAAACATACTTCGCATTCAGTCGTccgctgtttgttttttattaccCCCAATTAGTTATGAAAATGTCCCCTTAATTGCGGCTGTAATTAACTCTAATGAATTTAATTGTTCCACCGCTCACCataatgcaaatataatttaatcaaaGGCAACTGTGAAATATGGCGTACATTCTGCTTGATTGTTGTTTATCGCTTGTGTTTATTTGTCAGCAGCTGTCATCACATGTGGTTTTCATCAAAACTTTACATgcacaaatttaattgcaaaacaaCGATAGGGGTGTTTTTGAGGCCCAGGGTGGagtttcaatttcgttttgaCTTTTTCTAGAACGGGTTCCCTTTGTATGGGCAAAAGGTGCATAAGACTAtccaaataatttaaaagttcAGTTTGATAAAAAATGACGCAGCGAAACTAAAGAAACGCACTGGAGCAAAATGGCAATTAGCAATTGAAAGTTCCTGCGGGTTTGGTCTTTTTTTGCACCTGCGACGGAAATAATTTTATagcaatttttgatttattaggcACAAACTTGCAGACAAAGAAGCAGTGCACAAAATACACAAGAAACTagccaaataaatcaaagcaaGCATGCGTAAAATTCTTATTTTGAACAGGTTTCGTACAGAAGTTgcttaaatacttatttattcTTTCCAGAAGCTGTCAAATGCTATGTACTGAGAGCTGGCTTAAAAAGTCACTTTAGTTATCTTTCCTTATTTTTCCGCATTCATAAGCGTTTCGCATGCAGAAAGCTGTCCCCCACAAACatgcaaaattattaatattaactaATTTAAGCTGGTCTAAAAGGCAGTAGCTACTAGCTACCTTTTTGGGTGGGAGACGGGAGACCAGCCACGACATGTTGTCGCATTGTTGTCAACGCAAATTTTTCATGTGGCATGCAACAAGGCAGAAGAAGGTGCCACTCCCCCGCGCTGCAACCCTTTCAACAGCTCAACGCTTCTGACTTTTAATATGCAAGCAACCCGAAAGTCCTCACCCCATTTTATCCCACCAGTTTTTGCTGCTACTGAAATTATTTCGTTGGGAGCAGCGACGTTGAGTGTTGCTTTGTTTGAAGAGCCACGTCGCACCCTGCTCCATGCTCTACAAATTTATGGTTGGAGCCCTCAGTCCTCAGTCCTCCGTCCTCAGCAAACCCCCACCGACATAGTcttttattaaagtttttgcACATTTCGTCCTTCACATACTGTATGATGATTTTGCACCCCTCGCCCATTTTCTGCCCATTTCTCATATGCaacaaaatttgcataaaaaataaaacatcagCAGCCACGCCGAAAAATTGTTGCGttcgtatactcgtatactcgtatattttgtattttttgtattctttcTGCTTTGGGAAAGGGTCAGGcgttgttttgttatttttccaGCTTGGTTACTCTTTTGGCTCCCGCTCataaagatatatatgcaaattgtgcTCCACTTGGCTCGCGGCCTTCTATGCGCATATAAGTTGGCCTAATCACGTGCCACTCAGTGGGGAGGAAGTGGGAAGGACTGCAGCTCGATTATCCTGGCAAATAGGTAAACAGGTTTTTGGCTCCGGCGGAAGTTTTATCCTCGTCCATATCGTTATTTGTCTGTTTTTtgggaaataggaaaacttGTAATggtaattatttcttttaccATTTTAAAGCTTCCGTTTCTCAGTATGAACTATGCATCAGGTAGCTTTTCCACTGCATCGGTGTTCAATATACAAAGAACTAATTGATTTAAAACACAATAACGCAGTTAtccttttattttctgcaCTGCTCATATGTTGGAATTGTTTAATTGAagaatatttacaatttcgcTTTCGTGGTATTTATTAATTCTATTTTAAACAAGCGCCGCGCTTTTTATTCACTTCCAACTAGATTTATCCAATTTTACGGTAAAAAATAGCAGTTAAATATCAAGTTAAGCTGAGCGAAAAATAATACGGCTTGACTGGTTATtaattcaaaaagttttttctaCCTAAGCCTCCCCAATACTGATCAAACTGATGAAAGCAAACATAAGCTTTGGCTTTTgcggcatcatcatcaataTGTTTACATTCAAGGGCTGGCAAAAACTCAATAAAAAAGTCTGgcttaaaaatgcattcaCTCGTGCTGCGAGGCTGCGATGCTgcaattcatttcaatttttcgGCTGCAAAGCTTctgaaaaaaaacatttaa
This sequence is a window from Drosophila teissieri strain GT53w chromosome 2R, Prin_Dtei_1.1, whole genome shotgun sequence. Protein-coding genes within it:
- the LOC122612405 gene encoding LOW QUALITY PROTEIN: uncharacterized protein LOC122612405 (The sequence of the model RefSeq protein was modified relative to this genomic sequence to represent the inferred CDS: inserted 2 bases in 1 codon), with protein sequence MFCLSGVLVSLLAHLFPRKPTDVITKQQWXKESNGRNKTSLTGYTRKKFKNNLIKYLKHCAVLKELHHSE